DNA sequence from the Bombus vancouverensis nearcticus chromosome 8, iyBomVanc1_principal, whole genome shotgun sequence genome:
GTAACTAATGCTAAACATCGTATCAAGGGGGCGATGGTTATCGGCAATCGTGATCGAGTTGGAAACGATTCTTTAAACTCATTTTCAAATTAAAGAACGCTAAAACAAAGGAAATGACGAAGTGAAATCTTAGTCATTAATGAGATTCAAACAGAAGCCAAAAGGTCGGTCGACAAGGCTTATGGTTCGCATTCGTTTAAGTAGTTCTTTTCCGACTATTCAGAAGCGTGTCTCGTGCTACAGAAAAAGGTAAATTTCGATCCACAACTGCCTGAACACGTGAACTCACTTTTCAAATTGTATTGCCTCTCGTTTCCAGTGTGTTGTTCGATTTCGTGGCATTCTTAGCTAAGAGAATATATAAAGAGAATATCAATTTTTAAGCTGTAAACGTTCTTCGAAATCTTTTATGGATTCCTTCATGGAGACTTCAATTTGGTGTTGCTAAAATGTATTTTTCGTCTTTTCCTTTTCAACTTTATGTgacttttatcgaactttattttttaatgatcTAAGTTAGTATCCTGAATAGATGAAAATGTGTGCCGATTGTGTTTCGTCGAGCGACATGCGTAATCTTCAATTTGTTTAAAAACAGCGCGATGTTGGACGAGAAACAACCAGCAAGGAAACAAGAAATGAAATGGGCGGCTATTTTATGGTACATTTATATACACGTCCTCGGAGTATACGCTATCTGGTTTTTGTTCACTTCCGCTAAATGGATGACTGTGATTTTTAGTAAGAAAACACCCACTTTATTATTCTTTTGTTTCACACGACGAATTTTGTAACTTGTGGTACATTTATCGCTTCAATCGTTCCGTGCCCCTCCACTAAGATATAGTCTTTTCAAgagtttcatttattattcgTTCTAGGAACTGACATATTGCTTTATTCTTTCATTCTATTAAAACAATAATCAAATTCTAGCCTATACCTTTTGTGATCAGTCAATAAATTTTCCAGCGTTGTTTATAACGACCCTTGGTTGCCTTGGAGTGACAGCAGGTGCCCATAGACTATGGGCTCACGGTACGTACGAAGCCACGGGATCTCTTAGGCTTCTCCTCATGTTGTTTCACACCCTAGCAGGAGTGGTAGGTACCTGAAATTTCTGCTTAAGGGAAGAACCGGTTAATAAGTTAATTGTTATTCTTACAGCTTACCTGTCATGTTCTTATCctagtaaattatattttgtttacAGGGTTCGATACACGACTGGGTATTGTATCACAGGCTTCATCACAAGTATTATGGGACAGATAAAGACCCTTACAATCATAAGAAAGGATTTTTCTATAGTCACTATGTAGGTAATATATTGTCACCGAGTATGGACCTTGAAGAGATCAAACGTGAGATCGATATGCGTGATATCGAGCAAGATGGCTATGTTTGGTTTCAAAAGAAGTAAGATCTTCTTAACGAACGCTAAAACCGTCTAATTTCCTTACATTTCTTATTATTCtatcaaaaattatttttgaCTCGTTGCTTCCACttgtttaaatttcatttctaataACCTGCATTGCTCTTTCTACTCTTTCCAAACAAGAGACTCTCGTTCTTTGACAATATAACACTCGCCTAATAATTTCTGGCACTGACTCTTCTTCGCACAATTCCATTTCTTCGAACATAGATATTTTCTTTCGTTCAAGCGTTCAATATTTAACTTCTTGCCTAATTTTTCACGCATCTTCGTAACGCAATTTCTCTTCTTTATATTTACAGATTCTACTGgccattattcataatattcgGACTAATATTGCCATTGAACGCGCCGCTGGAATACTGGGACGAATCGATGACTGAGACCATACTGATCACGGGAGTGCTGCGATTCGCCATTACGGTGAACGTATCTTGGCTGGTGAACAGCGCGCGCTTGATCTGGAGTATGGAAACGCAAAAGTTAATGCAAATTTCAGATACCTTTAGCATATTGTACAAACTGTTCTTTAAAATGCCTGGTAGCCACGGCACTGTCAGGATAGACAACGATGGAATCACCGttcaataaaatgttaaatTCGTTGAAAATATAAGAAGCTTGATGAAACTAATACAAACGATCCTCTGATTAATCATTTCGCTGTAGTTGTTCGACGAGATTAACAAATTCCTTGAATTCGTAAAATACAACgtaatttaattagaaaattatttcctttAGTTGTCAATATCGCTTCATATCCATCTTCGTTATTCGATAAAACATTGTTCATTAGTTAACGAGAAAGAAATTCTCTGCTTAATATTGAAGCAACGCGAAAGAATCACGAAATTTCatacaaagaaatttttatagGAGAAATTGGAAATTAGAGAAAAGATTTTACATCGATATCGcaacaaaaaattaaagaaatcttTGTATCGAAAATTTTTGCATGATCAAGTACCGAATCCAAAGCAAACTACTCACGGTTCCAGATTGCCACAAGACAACATCAGTGTATTCTTCCTAACGAAGTCATTTTGGCCGATGTATCACTACATGGTACCATGGGACTGGAAGTGCGGTGAATTCGGCAGCTACGCGGACGGTTGCGCCAcgtttttcatcaaaatatggCACGAGCTCGGTTATGTTACTTTGTTACAAACAACTGATTCCGAGGATGTTAGAGAAATGCTTCACGAAGTGAGCAAGAAGAAAATGACGCTTGTGGAGGGCCTTGGAAGGCTGAAAGAAAAATCTATGTACAACGCAAAAAAACTGAAGCTGATGGTTAAGAACTGAGCTGAAATTAAAAGTGTACCGATTTGTCGCAGCTTAAAACGATAGATTTCATTGTTCTTTTATCGTCGCTTTTATCGTCTTCCTTTACCAACGTTATTTGATATGATTCTGAGCATCGACAAATCGTACAAGTTATTACTCACTGACGAATATAAACCTTTGTTATATtttgataatatattaattttataataacaatGATATAATTTATGATGACAAAACCacacaaaaaagaaaaggtcATTAAACATCTATGATTAAAATTTCATGCAACTACCTTTAGTTTATTAATCATTTTGTGTAGAGAATAATATATTAGTTAATTAGAGCATTTCGTCTCAATTGAAAATTGCGAAACTGTCAATTGCTCTAGGTTGATCGGTATTAGAAGAATAATAAGGCAATGAAATATAGTGGAACAGATATCACCGTGTGAAACAAGCTTAAATTACTAAATCGCGATTCCATCAAATTATAGTTTAAACGaaattacaattaaattcacacaacaaatttaattttgaattcaataaaaacaaaacaaaaaaaagaaaaacaaaacaaaaagtaCAGTAAGAAAGAGAATTAAGGAAAAAATGTGAAAGTATGTCCGCTCTAAATGAATCGTTCAGTAAATGCCCGGTTACGTTACTACTCATGCAACgagaaagaaattaatcagACGAAAGAAACGATTACCCTGAATGCTCTTATATAATTATCGGCATGCTACGAAATGGAATAAAATCAATCATTTCGTCCTGATCTGGTAACAAAACAACATATATATTTGTCTCTTAAAATCTGGTAACACATCACacttttatttaaagttaagATTAAATCTTAGAACTAATCTCCGATAGTTCCTTGCACAGTAAACGTCTGCGAACGGACATATTTGTACGTCTGCGAAAAGATCTTAGTATACTTGTATGCGAGTTATTTCTTTATACATATGGAAAAAAACACATAGAAAAAACGAGGGCGATCTCGTGAAAAATACCGTCATATATACTTTCTTCAAAATTTCGCACAACGTTAGCGAAATTTGCCCCCCTCGTCTTTTTTCACACTAATTGCTAATCTCTATGTAATCTTTGATATCAATCTTCTGTGTACACCGTCGTACCGCCATCGTAACGCGAATTCATACAATTATCACACTTCTTATACTCACAAGTGAACACCTGAAAAGCCAGTAGGGTGAAGGAAAATAAGTAGATGCTATATATGGAAACGAAGAATCGGTCAGAAACATGTAATCATAGCGACAACCAATTTTCAGAAAAACATATATGACGGATACGGCGAATGTTCTCTAAAAGTGTACAGATCGGTGAGAAACATGTTGagcatcctttttttttttttttaacaaatcaACGAAGAGAAAGGATTTTGTTTCTTGTAGTGGTACTTCGAAATTAATGTTCTAAGACACTTTTAGCAAAGAGAGATTCACCATATGTTTGAACGTAGAAAGAATTTTGCTGCCTACTGTTCCTTTTTTTAATGAAGTTCTGAAGATAACGAAGGAGACCCTTGCCTGAGAATTTGTTTAGCTAATTTTTCAATTCTTTACACGGGGAAGGATATTTTCTCAAGGATGGAATGTCTCTTagaaaaacaaatattaaatatatcaacaAATTTCACAAGCGCCCGCACGATAacaaaaaatattcgaaataagaGGTTCAAGTAGAAAACTGACAGTCGTTTACATTTACATTAAGCGTACAATGTTTTTTTCACTTTCTTTACAATCTTTCTTGCAATCGACTATGTCGACTAtgcaaataattttacaaatatacaCATGCAAATCGTTGCAGAGCACGGCGTGCTTTTCTTAAAGGTACCAGAGGTCTTCGTATTGATCGACATCATCtagtttttcttcttcttttttacaaTCACGCTTTCTAATGTGTTTTTTCAAATAGTGTCGTCGAGTACAAATATTATTGTGTTTTTTACGCGCTCACTTCTTATTAGGAAGAGAGAACAAATTAGGAAGATATCATATTCTGTTTCTTCTATCTTTCTTAGCCTTTAACCCGAGAAAGCGTGACGcttcttctattttttaaacATCTTTAATTGAAGAAATGTATTGTACTATCTTCTGCAATTCTACATATCACAAATTATAATGTCAATTTCCAAAAACGAAAAGAACATTGCTTCCTACCATACgcatagaaaaatatttaggATCATATCAGTAATAATCGATGAAGATAATTAATGTTGTATTCAgtaataaaaaaagtaaatataaaagaagaaaaaagaaaataatcgaAGAAAGATCAACTAAAGctatattttttttacattctTCTTCTAGTTTCCGCTTTCTAAGGTTAAATTCGACCCAATAACGAGccgaaagagaggaaaagtaTATTAAACGCAGTATATTAAATTCCAGTGTTCCCATAATTGACTCAAACATCACTACTAAATAATTTAAGttgtattgtaattaaatttccaaataaaaataaagagaaagagaggaaagagaaagtagaaacgaaagaatttttattacaaaaatagCATGCTATTATATAAGTAGGATGAGAGCAAGCATCTTGAAAGGATTAAGGAACGATCATAAAAGGGAAAACGGAAATGTGTAAGGCGAAAAACAATAGTGAAACCGTACGAATCAGAGTTAcgaaaaattttcaatttttgaaaGAACGAATGATCTATAGCATTAAAACGGCTAAAGAGGCATATTATCATAAAGCATAAAATCCTCGACGAGTTTCTCTCGATTCACTTGGTTCTTTATGAGAATACGTTTAACGCGTCCTAATTATGTGGTCGCTATAATAATTCGCGTTAACATAACATTTTTTTCTCATTAAACATGCTAAAAACATTCATATTTATCTCCTTTTATCCTTCGCAGCTCTGATATCGACtattaatatgaaataaataaaagacaAAGACAGCAAAGAAGCCTCCTAAGAATAGAATCCACACTGCCATCGGATAGAGAGCTCAAGAACAGAAATTTAATTCAGTATCCATAAATCCTATGGAACAGTTTCTCCAGCTATTACAAGCATCAATGTTCTTCGAAGTttggtgtatatatatatatagttatatatatatagttatatatatatattatatatatatatagttttaaaCTATCGTCGCCTGCGAGTCTATCGTTACGATCTAGGACGTCGTTAAAGTGTCTAACCGAAGTATCGATTTTCACCCATAATCACTGAGGACACTTAGAGTTCACGTAACCATAATATCGGCCGCGATCAGTAATCCGCAAGACAGCCTACGCCGTCAAtcaagatataaatattttttattttgtagaaATTGATATTCAAAGTACGTTAACTATTATTTTAAGATTACATTACAATAACATAAGactaataaaatagaataaagaTCTTTGTTCGATAGTAACGCGTACTTTTGTACACTTGGGGCGAATATCAATCTTGGCGGAAACACGCAACGAaacaatatacaatattttatccTTTATTGTAAACCAATATCGGAAAAATTGGATATAACTGATGCTAATATAACCGGATAACTAAGAATATTAAGAGCTATCCCAAAATATTTCAATTGATTACCGGATAACTTATATACCACCCCTTCCGTAAAGAACTGTACAAAGAAGTAGGCTGTCGTTTACTATTTTCTATTGAGAAAACGATCAGCCTAGCACAATATTTGTGTCCGTTAATGATCTTTCTTCAGATTCACCACCATTGTCACATCTCTATCTTGTTGCGTCTGATCTTTGTCACCCCAACCCCACACGTTATGGCTTCCGTCGCCGGTTCTCTCTACTCGTTTCCGCACCAGATCTTGAGGTACTATCTTCATATCGTACGCGAGGCCAAGTTTTGAGCAGGCGTCAATGAATAACGTTGTTACATTAACTTTGTAATTGCCCAACTCTGCCGTTTTGTAGTCCCATGGAAATACGTGATGATAGTTGTGCCAACCCTCACCTAACGCTGTTATGGCTACCATTTTATTTTCCACGGGGTTGATATACctaaaaaatatcatttaattCCTCTTccattacattttttttaatacagCTTATTAGAAAATTAGAGATTTTCGTCGATGGTTTTTTTTAACGCGAAATATACGACAAGTTCTGTTTCTTTCGAAACCGACTAACTCGATAAATAGAACCAAAACTATGACAAATAATACTAACTTGTCATATGGTTTGTTTCCAAACATATGGGCCGCAGAGTTGACCAACCAAGTCATATTCAGCGTATAGACGTAGCGCAAAACAGTAGGGACGAAGTAACCGTTTCCCCAAGTCTCGTTCCAGCAGTAGACAGGAATTATAGTCGGTACAATAAAACACAGTAGAGGCATCAGAATCACGTAATATCTGTAGACACATTGTACAACGCATTAGAAACCTTATCTTcctttatttgtttatttttatttatatttattccgtatataaaatatattttaataaaattatctaaAAAAAGAACTCAAGATCGCTTCATTCTAGTTAAAAATATTGTAACACTACAATCTTCTGCCATAGTGATCAACTTTCCTGAATGTTTCGAATCGATTCTTAAAAATCTTCTAATTTAATACTGAACATAGAAAGAAGATCAAATTTTCCATTTCAGTGGATCGCAAGGGGAATCGATAAAGGGCACTCACTTTTTCTGGAAACTCAGTATAGGATTGTTCTTCAGATCACTGAGATCAATTCCTTTGCCTTTCGCGCGGATGTCCGGATGTTTCCTACACAGCAACCAACCAACATGCGCGAAGAAGAATCCCCTCTTTGCGTTATGAGGGTCTGCGTTCGTCTCGCTGTATTTATGGTGAAGTCTGTGATCTCTGGCCCAATCGATTGCCGCATCCTATCGAGGATAAACgtattagaaaaaaaaagaataacttAAAAACAAAAATCTATTTACTCTGAACCATTTCTAGTTGCACCAAGAGTCGGGCATTAGGGGAAGTATCGCTACTTGATCTTTGATACATTAAAGAATTAAAGATCTCGTTTACGTTTGATTTCAATTTAGAGAAATCGAATACTCTAAGAACCTGTACTTCTAGTAGAACTTTTCGAACAAtccaataattcaaatatctttttatctCTCAATGTTGTCATATCTACTTCCAGAGATTCCATAATTTCATCCACTGGATACAATACAGTTCGTATTAAAATGATTTAAAAGCCGTCTGGACAAtaatttgttttctcttttctttcccaGTCTTATCATGTAGCGAGGTCATCATACGGTTCATCGTTCAGTAATTACTCGATCGATTGCTTACTTGGAAGGCTATTGTGTTGGCAATCATCAGGAACAACTGCAAGGGCCATTTCGCTTTGTAAGATCTGTGTGCCCATAATCTGTGAGCGCCAGCTGTAATTCCCAAAGCACTGTATACATGCAAGATGATCGCTGCAAAACAAAAACGAACGTTAAGGATACTGATCTTGATCGTATCGATACATAGGAATCATTGAATCTTATGAAAGAATGTACTAGAATTGACCGTTTATAAACTGGGTTATGTAAGTTTCATTAAGTACgacaaaaatttttatcaacaTGTTTACTACGTTGTATTTACGATTGTTCAATAATTAAAACTTTTTCAAAGCGAAGAAAAAATCTTGTTAAagaaaatcaaggataaaagagaatgaagtaaaaaattaattgttattttacAATCTATTGATAATTACGTTTATAATATCAACTCTAtcacgataataataattattatcagaGTGAACAACAATCCAGAGAGAATTTTTCTAGAACAAACAAGGAAATCTGAGTACGCCAACATGTCAACATGTGTGTGCAATGTAACGTCTCATTAACGCATATTATTACTTCCCACCTTCCTCtttcgaataattaattaacgcTGACTAACTTATTCGTACAAGCTTTGGTTTCGTTGGCATACAACCCATCGAACGTACGATTTCTGAACTCAAATTTGGTACGATGCCATTTTACGAGGTCATTTTATCGCATAGACAATATAACTGGGTCTAGACAATTCCACAGAAGTTGTCACGAATTTACAGGTAATTAAGAGAattctttttcaaaatataGTTAAAAATAGTTGAGTTTAATAGAATGTTTCC
Encoded proteins:
- the LOC117162777 gene encoding acyl-CoA Delta-9 desaturase isoform X1: MRFKQKPKGRSTRLMVRIRLSSSFPTIQKRVSCYRKSAMLDEKQPARKQEMKWAAILWYIYIHVLGVYAIWFLFTSAKWMTVIFTLFITTLGCLGVTAGAHRLWAHGTYEATGSLRLLLMLFHTLAGVGSIHDWVLYHRLHHKYYGTDKDPYNHKKGFFYSHYVGNILSPSMDLEEIKREIDMRDIEQDGYVWFQKKFYWPLFIIFGLILPLNAPLEYWDESMTETILITGVLRFAITVNVSWLVNSARLIWSMETQKLPQDNISVFFLTKSFWPMYHYMVPWDWKCGEFGSYADGCATFFIKIWHELGYVTLLQTTDSEDVREMLHEVSKKKMTLVEGLGRLKEKSMYNAKKLKLMVKN
- the LOC117162777 gene encoding acyl-CoA Delta-9 desaturase isoform X2, whose translation is MLDEKQPARKQEMKWAAILWYIYIHVLGVYAIWFLFTSAKWMTVIFTLFITTLGCLGVTAGAHRLWAHGTYEATGSLRLLLMLFHTLAGVGSIHDWVLYHRLHHKYYGTDKDPYNHKKGFFYSHYVGNILSPSMDLEEIKREIDMRDIEQDGYVWFQKKFYWPLFIIFGLILPLNAPLEYWDESMTETILITGVLRFAITVNVSWLVNSARLIWSMETQKLPQDNISVFFLTKSFWPMYHYMVPWDWKCGEFGSYADGCATFFIKIWHELGYVTLLQTTDSEDVREMLHEVSKKKMTLVEGLGRLKEKSMYNAKKLKLMVKN
- the LOC117162778 gene encoding acyl-CoA Delta-9 desaturase isoform X1 translates to MNRKKGGMAPNITSSPTGVLFEGETLEESSRVVDAPKTKYKRQIVWRNVIIFTYLHISAVYGLYLALTSAKWATLLFTIILHVYSALGITAGAHRLWAHRSYKAKWPLQLFLMIANTIAFQDAAIDWARDHRLHHKYSETNADPHNAKRGFFFAHVGWLLCRKHPDIRAKGKGIDLSDLKNNPILSFQKKYYVILMPLLCFIVPTIIPVYCWNETWGNGYFVPTVLRYVYTLNMTWLVNSAAHMFGNKPYDKYINPVENKMVAITALGEGWHNYHHVFPWDYKTAELGNYKVNVTTLFIDACSKLGLAYDMKIVPQDLVRKRVERTGDGSHNVWGWGDKDQTQQDRDVTMVVNLKKDH
- the LOC117162778 gene encoding acyl-CoA Delta-9 desaturase isoform X2 — its product is MAPNITSSPTGVLFEGETLEESSRVVDAPKTKYKRQIVWRNVIIFTYLHISAVYGLYLALTSAKWATLLFTIILHVYSALGITAGAHRLWAHRSYKAKWPLQLFLMIANTIAFQDAAIDWARDHRLHHKYSETNADPHNAKRGFFFAHVGWLLCRKHPDIRAKGKGIDLSDLKNNPILSFQKKYYVILMPLLCFIVPTIIPVYCWNETWGNGYFVPTVLRYVYTLNMTWLVNSAAHMFGNKPYDKYINPVENKMVAITALGEGWHNYHHVFPWDYKTAELGNYKVNVTTLFIDACSKLGLAYDMKIVPQDLVRKRVERTGDGSHNVWGWGDKDQTQQDRDVTMVVNLKKDH